TGGAGAGTTTGGAATTGACCTGGCAGTAGCAGCAAAGGATAAGTCCCAAAGGCACACAAAACCCAATGACACAAGCAAATAGAAGACCATATGCCATCTTTTGTCCATCAAAATTGGAGAACTCCATGCATGTTTTATGACTGTCTTTTTCTCCCATCGTGCTCTTGAATAGCAGTGGGGATGTCTCAAGGAGAACCACCACCCATACCAGAGCACAGATACCTTGAACCACCCTGGTTTTCCTTAGTCTTTGACATCGTTGACGGTGCAACATGGCCAAGTAGCGATCCACACTGATAcaagtcatgaaggcaatgccaGCATACGTATTGCTGTAGAAGATCATTGCGGTCAGCCTGCACAAGAAATCCCCAAAAGGCCAGTCAAAGCTACGGATGTAGTAAGTGATCCTGCCGGGCAGAGCCATGGTGAAGAGTGTGTCAGATATGGCTAGGTTGATCAGATAGATTGTTGTTGagtttatcttctgtttattcTGGCAGATGATGCACAGGACCAGGCTGTTACCTGCAACGCTGATGATAAGAACCAGGGTGTAGAAAATGGGAAAGAGGATCTGTGCAGACTCCTTGAAGATGAAAACATCACAAGGCTGGCTTGCATTGCTGTCATTTAGTTGCATCGTGAGAAGGCTGCTCTGTAATTTTTTTCTAAGACCATTAAGGGAAATAGAACTTTAGAAGGAAGCAAATCCTACAACATTTGCATGTACTTCATTTTTAAACCATAGTAACCAAACAACATATTTTGATCCAATAGGCTGCACAACAAAACCATGAAATAGTCACATTAAATCTTTGATACTCACAGCAAGCTTGACAGTCTTTCTTTCTTTGAAATTTGGATGGATATGACTCATTGAATCTGTCAGTGAGCGTTTTTGCTGAATTACTCCAGAACACACCTCCTTACGCCTGATTGTTAGTGTCAATTGGGGTGAGGTAAGGAAGCAGTTACTTTTAGAGTGAAATAGTaatgaaaaaaacttttttctttctctttctttctttctttctttctttctttctttctttctttctttctttctttctttctttctttctttctcccagTTGTAATTACAGTATAATATAACTAAACTatgaatacaggtaaagtgggacacttatGATTAATTATCTATCAATATGTGTATATTTTTCCAATACTTAAAATTAACATGATGTAATCTTAAACTAGTATTGCATGACATTGATGTAGCCATTTGGATCATATTTTACAAACAAGCCTAGTGAATTTACAGAAAGTGCCCCACTTTACCTGTCTTTATTGCCCtacaaatataatacaaaatattataaaaataaatatttagatattGTTTTTCTTCAGCACATGTCTTTCCAACAAATGTGCTGTGGAATTGCAACAAGAATGTTATACtaaatgtttgtgttcatgtaaaggtcagtgtctttactcattTTACTAATTTTTTCTGAATTAACACAGAGTTGTGCACCTGCAGTAAGACCTCTTCCTGTAGTTAATACTGTTCACGTATAACCACAATCTGTTATTTGTGCTGCTCTGACCCACTTAGCGTGCCAGCAAGTATGTTGAGGTACATTTGCAGGTTCTTGCAACCTCCACCTTTAAAATATGAGGATAAATGCAATACACCCCTGGCACAGGGAACACATACTGCTGATGAAAAGAAGAACAAGAACCAACAGAAGTTGATTTTTGCATCAAGTTTGTTaactgaaaacaaatgcatggttGTGAAAGCTTTGATTTAGGAAGGGAAGACAGGTTGTTTTGCAGTTCCAGAGAGCAAGATGAGCTACTGATAACATCTGTGGCCTATGACCACACAGTACCTCATCCTCATGTTCGAAAAGTAGCAGCAGTTTCTTAATCACTGTCTTGTGATGAAAGtagcaaaaacaaaaactgaCATTCTTTTCACAATACTAGAAAAAAGTTAGGTAAAGCGCAAGAGATTTCACCTTAAGATTTCCCTTTGGTCTTTTACTTGCACATATAAGCTGGCACAACGTACTATATCTTACATGTATATGCACTTTTACGTAATCTTTGAACATAACAGCAACAGCTGTGCAACAATCTACAAATTATGTGCTACAAACACAACTTTTCAGTTCTAAAAGTAACTTTTCAGATAAAATTTAAACCGTAGGTTACTATCGGCTATTCTTCACAGATTGTAGAGAATGATAAATTGTCTACCGCTACTGGTTAGTGAAATTTTCAAATCTGCTGTCATTTCTGCACCCCTAACAGCACcaaactgaatttcaaacattatggTGTTTTATTTCCAAAAAGGTTTACCAAacactctgtctgtctgcacttgttTAGATAAACATATGTGCTGTGTAGGGTTTAAATCAAACTTGCCTGAAATACTGACAGAAATGTCAGGTCACacatagggtacaatggggctaaaggccccaGAGATAGAAGGctcctttgatttgattttgtccCAAAACACTAACTAGCAACAAAAACTGCAACAGcaatttcctaaacacctgttccctttctgtcactcactcgacattgtgttgatgtagtgacaataggggtatCTATTTAGATCCTTGGTTACCTCTATcttatgagaaaaggccaatgagaattggcgaacagtatttgcatgccccttccCCCGgctatacgggtataaaaggagggaagcgtgcatctgttcagacagattttttattcggagccgagcggttgtgtttcagcgagctgaaatccactgctgttccactcacctctataagagtgtatgctgttggagatacggtgcaaatcacatacatttaaaatatggctGAATTGGAAGGACAGTATGATGTTagtcaatcacaacagtgggtgtttacattgtcttataagtcttaaagggccagccAGGCAGCTTAAAACTAAGCGTtttagacagagggccagagtGGAAAGTTACtatatatgaataaattataAGTGTTTGGTACTGTAAAAAAACTTACCTATGTCATTATCCCTTTAAAGTGGGGGGAATAGTCAACTCAACTCAACCTTTATTTATTGAGCACATTTTTAACAACaggagttgacccaaagtgctttacaatacaCATTTCAGTCACAACATAATATGCATAATATTCCCTtatataaatactaataaataccTGTGCCTAAAATTTTAATCcgtaattaaaatgtatgtaaaagcaaattttgtttttaaagcagaTTTTAAAAGGCAGAGCATCAGAGCTGTCCTGATATGCAGCGGAAGCTTGTTCCAGAGTTTGGGGCCAACAGTATCAAATGCATGATCGCCCTTCAATTTTTTGCTACAACGAGGAACTTTCAGCAGAAGTTGGTCAGCTGACCTAAGTGCTCTAGTAGAAAAATAAGGGACAAGAAGGTTACAGAGATATTGAGACACGAGACCAGATAGAGCTTTATATACATAGAGCAGAATTTTAAAATCTATCCTCCATTATATGGGGAGCCAGTGTAGGGATGCTAATACTGGCGTAAAGTGGTCACATTTTCTAGACCCTGTAAAGGAGCCTAGCGGCCGCATTCTGGACCAGCTGTAAGATAGAATAGATTTGTTCTGAAAATttttaaaagtgggctcactttgactgatccaatcacaatggagattactTTGTTTACAGAACAttcttgagatgttatgaaatgccaaatgtgtttaaaattaatAGGGAAttgtgcacccttttctgaagtagttattttgaataagtattattttaatttgttacaaCCTGTCTGTTTCGCGCATGGTCCATAACAACGTTCTGCCCGTGTATGGGAGGATACAGCATTCCGCCACAGTAGACAAATCCCCCCAAAGTCAGATGGAATCCACCACACGTCAGACAAACTTTCTGGATGGCACCCCTTACTCGACTCTTGCCACCCCTGGCAAAAACCCTGGACACGTCCCTTCCTGGCAGGGCCACAGCTGGTTTCTACAATAACTGTCTTCAGTAATTGAAGTAAATAGTAGACCAGCTTACAGTTATGATACAATTCACGCAGGTCAAAACACCAGTGCCATGTGTGAACACTGTCTGAGCATTGTAAATGAGTACTAGATTTCATGCTTTAGTATTATCTGAAACAGGGCTAAAGAGCTCTTCCTgtttgctaataataataataataattataacaatataatatacaatataatctGTAACAATATAATCAACTTACAGAAGTAGTTTTATACATGATATTCagttaaaacaaataatatgttGATACAGTTGCCCAAGTATATTTGGTCAATTAAACCACATTTAACAAATGTAtgaatttgaaaacaaatatcaaaccaagtggcagtTGCAAACAAATGAAGCTAGACCTTTTCtcgcaaataaataatttttaaccagTTCCCCAACACGTTCACACATATGTCCTAGTAAAGATAACCACATGTGTAGTTCCCTATCAaatgctacactttgatgctgcgctgatttgggaacgtctttaggagtgaccagctatgaatatgtgttcaacacgtcaatgaaattgactagaatttatagcctgatcaggatgcgccggtacaagggctataaatagatgcgccacaggtgcatcgtcaggtcttttatcttcagaccattctgtgtgtgttgtgcttctcaacacTGTCAAAAACTTTCTATTTtactctgttaggagttagacacaagggacacaaagacagactaagggggcacaagggacacagagacagaccaagaaggcacaaggaacaattaggcagtccatgggggcacaaggggcaattaggcagtccacgggggcacaaggggcaattaggcagtcctcGGGGGCACAaagagcagacaggcagaccagggaggccgagagggcaagcaagcagtctctggggatgtgtgaagggaaccgggtcaggtggcctggggggcgtccacagggtagcgataggcttaggaggccagggaggtatcgaccgagcAGGGAcaagtttaggtggtctgggaggcggccacaatttggggacaggtttgggtggcccgggagctggccacaaggcagggGCAgattcagggggcctgggaggtggtcacaGGACTGAGGCcgggtttagatggcccgggagctggccacagggcaagggccggttcaggggacctgggaggtggccacaggacagaggccggtttaggtggcctaggaggtggtcttagggcaagggccggttcagggggcctgggaggaggagtggccactggggaagctggcggagccgcgtgaggcagagccaaggaggacttctgaggcggagcagtcgaagacttgggtggcgacgccgaaggaggcataggcagggccgcagaagaccctgggggtggagcagaggcaggcagagccatagagtacactgtgggcggagcagaggcaggcggagccgtggcagactcaggtggtaaggccttgggtgggTCAGGAGGCGGTACCATGGTGGGCTCTGGAGACGGGGAAGAAGGtggctcaagagacggagccgtggttggcggagccaaggaggacttcggaggcggagctgtagaaggctggagaggcggagccgtgggaggcgatggcgtagaaggctcagaaggtggagccgagggaggcttcagagatggagccgagggaggccccggaggccgggccgaggcaggcccaggaggcggagcctaGGAAGGATCGTGAGGCGGAGTAGTAGTGGTGCCGcagtaggaggctttaggggtggagacctggaaggctctggaggcagagccgagggaggtggcgccgtgggaggtttcagaggcaAAGACCCgataggctctggagtctctgggtacagagcagtaggaggctcaggaggtggagccgtaggaggctcgggaggaggagccgtaggaggctcgagaggcggagccgtaggaggctcgggaggcggagccgtagaaagctctggagtctctgagagcagagccgtaggaggctctgggggcagaggcgaagaaggctcgggaggcggagccgtaggaggctcaggagactctggaggcagagccctggaagactcgagaggaggagccctgagtggctcgagaggttcgagaggcagagctctgaaaGGCTTGAAAAACTTGAGAGGCAgggccctgagaggctcgggaagctcaagaggcggggcccaggaaggctcgggaggcttgagaggtggagctctggaaggctcgagaggcttgagaggtggagctctggaaggctcgagaggcttgagaggtggagtcctggaaggctcaagaggcttgagaggtggagccctgagtagctcgagaggcggagccctggaaggctcgagaggcttgagaggtggagccccggaagactcgagtgacttgaggggcggagccttgggaggctcgagatatttgaggggcggagccctgggaggctcaagaggcttgaggggcggagccctgggaggcttaaaAGGCTTAAGCGggtgagccctgggaggctcaagaggcttgaggggcggagccctgggaggctccagaggcttggggggcggagccctgggaggctccagaggcttgggggcggagccctgggaggctcgagtgacggagccctggaaggctcgagtgacttgagaggcggagccctgggaggctcgagtgacttgagaggcggagccctgggaggctcaggaggaggagccctggaagactcgagagacttgggaggcggagcactggaaggctcggtaggcagagccctagaaggctcgaggggcgctggctcttggacggtcatggctgctggcgctggttCTTGGACGgccatggctgctggcactggctcttggacggtcatggctgctggcgctggctcttggacggtcatggctgctggcgctggctcttggatggtcatggctgctggcgctggctcagggacggtcaaggctacaggcgctggctcagggacggtcgaggctacaggcgctggctcagggacggtcgaggctacaggcgctgactcatcGATCCGGgtaggcaagggctcaggctcgacagccggaatcacAAGGGGTGGTTCCTTGGGCGCGAGTTTCCTCagaacgagactcacgtactccctccacgggtgCTCTCCGGGTTCCGGCGCCTCTCTCCACCGGGATGATGGTAACCCGAcctggtagatggtcttcagggcgtcgttgtcgaacccggtgtggatggcgaccgtgaagaagagtcgtgagtactcgcggaCGGGAAAATTTGCCCAGGCCAGTTTgaggaaaaccgctgctagatccatttggtggtcggtctttctgtcacgaatgaCAGTGAAGGTAGGCACGGGACGAGGATCTATTTGCAGCGGAAGCTTTTTTATTGAATAACAAGATAAAACACGAaccaagaaaacatccacgatgggaaaaaggtaaaaccaaacacggagggcatacaaagggttaacaaaacacggagggcatacaaagggttccACGGGAGAAAACAAAGACAGAGAGCACGGATAACAGACGTCCACATACATtgaagaccgacaggggaaaggagaaacaaacagggttaaatacacaaacacaatgaagactaaacgagacacaggtgagaacaatgaagagtgcaggcagtgagagaggccaggaattgtgggaattgtagttttacacacggacagtgagactcagggcggacatgGAActggatcggtgacgggtgaaacggaaaacacggagcagacaacacggaaacatgacataaacgtgatgggtgaaacagagaacatagggcagacaacacaggaatgtGACGGTTACACGAAGCAACACAACATCTTCTAACCTCAGCGATATAGCCTACGTTCACATTACTCAGCTCAGCCCTCGACAACGCTACTGCGCTGGCTTATGACATCATCGTAACTGAACTTTCACCTTTCAGTAACATAAATCAGAATAATATCCAGAATATTTATCAAATGAAATTACAAAGAAATTATAGTGATTTCTTTACAGAATTCTAAACATATTCCTATTCTGGGAAATTATGAAATTATCAAATAATACTTCTAGATCGCAACACCAGGATTGCGATCTgctttcagtcaaaatgcttcgcactagTCTCGCTTACCtccgagagtcagcgcccactcttccatcgtggggctctcatatggatctggcCGAGGAGCGAGAGATTGGTTCTTCCCTATCGCTCGCTTTCTCCCCAGATGCAGCCGGGCCTTCTTGTGATCTTGAAGCATGCTCCGGCGCCTctttggttcatgagggggaTGCCGAATCTCTTGAGTCGCacgataataaagcggctgaggaattgctcgaggtggttactcggtcgatggccagactacagctagaatGGCCATGCAAACAAGTGATCCCCAAATGTTCCAAGTTGGAAGACAGATTtatgtctggtggccaaaagaaGGAAATGctacatcagtcccttcctttctttaatgacctccatgacgagctttctcattcatggaggaaaccttatacttcccgtgtctttgtgccTTCAACGTCAACATATTCGACTATcttgggtgctgaggcacggtgGTATTCCATGATGCCGCGGGTAGAAGAGAgacttgtgggttatctctcgcctggctcggcatcatctctaaagagacccactctccccacaaagctgtgcaggaccacctctacgcttgtggggaaagcttatcaggcagcaggtcaggctggtgcttccctgcacactatggcagtgttgcaggcataccagactgacctgttgaaggacctgagtgcgggcagtgCGGTCGACGAGGAGCCACGGCTCTGTCTCTCCAGGCAACCAAAAAGCTGGCTTGcgccattggccagtctatggctgcattggtcagcacggagaggcactTATGACTGAACCTGtcaggcatcagagacaaggacaaattCTTCCTACTTTATGCCCtgatttcaccttctggcttgttTGGTGACTCTGTGAACATGGTCATTAACaaccaggaggcaaaaagtcatgaggaagccttcggacaattccttcctcgccgcactcaagGGGAGGGGCCGCtggccacccagccccaccctggtccttctagaaaggaggctcaaaaacagagcgtggcgaatcGCGCTCCCCCTCGTAGAATCTGGGGACCAGttcgtcaccctcagcagccctcaaagcaagacctcaggaccgttATCTCCAGGAAGAGAAAGTCCTGACAGTCttgtgcccagccttgtgggggtagcccccccttgGGACGGGTTGCGTGACAcattcacctgcaccttcccgatacccccacgaaacctctccattcccgctgcctctggtgtttcatgagttagcggtttccagcgatatgttgggtgttccgttgcttacGGCGGgagtccaggacgcggaacactcgacatcccctcaacaggaagtgtcaaaatagatatcatctcagagaacctggcagcatggaagctactgccgggtgtttctatgtgggtcctgagAACAGTAGGAAAAGACTACAGAACTCAATTAGTTCGCCGTCCTCCACGTTTCAACGGCCTGGTTCCCACTACCGAGAAAGCGGAACAAGAATGTCTACTgtgaaaagaactgcaaaatctcttggtcaaaggggccatagaacatgttccccttccagagcaagagtcaggttactacagcagatacttcctgatTCCCAAGATTGATGGGGATTtgcatccgattttagaccttcgaggcttgaattgctcagtCAGGCATTCAAGTTCTAGAAGCTAACCATTGGTCAtgagacggtcgtgtctcaaatccaacatcacgattggttggtcacgatcgatctcatggatgcatattttagtatagaaattctgccacaacacagtaAGTTAAGGAGGTTCACTTTCAGTGGCGAAGctttccagtatcgggttcttccattcggcctagccttatcaccccgcacattcacgaagtgcatgaatgcagcactggctcctttgcaactccagggcatccacattctgaattatatagatgactggctgatactagcacagtcaaaagaactggaattacagcacagggatatcatcttaccTCATCTGTtttctctgggtttgaggctCAACTTCAAGTCctttctcccactcagaaaactacctatctagggatcatatggaattcgatcataatgcgggcacaattgtctcccgctcgaatcaagTCCATTCAGAaaaccctgagcaaagtcaggctaggccaaggttgcactgttcgtcagtatcaacgaatacaaggtctcatggcatctgcgtcctcagtgatccctttgggccttttgtAGATGGGACCGTTTCAGTTTTgtctcaaagccaggggatttcatccaagggccagccccctaaggctgataagggttattCGCAGCGCttcataccctttctatgtggttcagaccccggttcctcactttgggtcccactctaggtgcatcttgccgtCACaagctgctaatgacagacgcctccctgacgggttgtggagcggtcttaagtggtcgtccagctcaacaggaatgggagggttgtcagctcgattggcacatcaactgtctcaagttgatggctgtatttctggtccTGAAGTACTTCCTCTAGTGTCTGAGAGGCTgacatgtcttggtgcgggtggacaacacagcggtagtctcttacataaaccatcaaggaggtctacggtcaCGCCAGCTGAaaagactggcacggcagattctaaTTTGGGTCCAGGGTAAGCTCCTATCAATCAGAGcaatttatatccctggatgcatgaatgtgggagcagatttactgtccagacagaaaataccggcgaaggagtgaaaactccaccccgaggtagtggaacaaatctggttgagattttacagagcagaagtggacctcttcgcctcccaacaaacagcgcaatgttccctctacttctctctgagtcacccagcccccctgggtctggacgtgatggcagatacatggcccagaatgcgcctgtatgcgtttcctctggtttctctgctcccgggagtcttggccagagtttacCAGCAAGGGTTCTGCCTCTTACTAATGCgccgcgttggccgaacagggtatgttcACAGAGATAGTGTCTGTCCTCGACGGCTCGCCGTacgcgattccggacaggagggaccttctgtctcaggcgcaggggacaatatttcatccccggcctgaaGAGTtatggaaccttcatgtttggcccctgaagggtaccatcTGAgagacactgggctttca
The Xyrauchen texanus isolate HMW12.3.18 chromosome 14, RBS_HiC_50CHRs, whole genome shotgun sequence genome window above contains:
- the LOC127654649 gene encoding G-protein coupled receptor 183-like → MQLNDSNASQPCDVFIFKESAQILFPIFYTLVLIISVAGNSLVLCIICQNKQKINSTTIYLINLAISDTLFTMALPGRITYYIRSFDWPFGDFLCRLTAMIFYSNTYAGIAFMTCISVDRYLAMLHRQRCQRLRKTRVVQGICALVWVVVLLETSPLLFKSTMGEKDSHKTCMEFSNFDGQKMAYGLLFACVIGFCVPLGLILCCYCQVNSKLSRAAKENPMTNRSGSNSRAKNMILLILLSFVVCFSPYHINIMQFLVRRLFYEPSCEDLKTLKMSLQVTVAMMNFNCCLDPVIYFFAIKTYKKRVMSLFKSYISTSASSKSMQENSSSNT